In Streptacidiphilus sp. P02-A3a, the DNA window CTGGACCCGCTGGTGATAGACCGCGCCGTGGACAAGTACCGCAAGGGCTCGCGCACGCTGCAGAGCGCCTGCGGTATATACGGGGTGGAGCTGGCCGGGGCGCACCGGGCCGGGAACGACGCGCTGGCGGCGCTGCGGGTGGCCATCGCGCTGGGCCGGTCCTACCCGGCGCAGGTCGGCGAGCTCGACCCGGCCGCGCTGCACGACCGCCAGGTCGACTGGTACCGCGACTGGGCGGCCGACCTGCAGCGCTGGCTGCGCCGGAGCAAGGACCCGGCCGCGGTGGTGGACGGCGGCTGGCCCGCGCGCTAGGACGGCGGCCGACCCGCGCGCCAGGGGGTGTGGCGAAGCACACACGGGTCGGCGCGGCGGGCGGAACCGGTCGGCGGCCGGGCCGGTGCCGGGGCCGTCGGCGGGCGCCCGCCCGGGCGGGGCGGCCTGCTCAGGGGTTTCCCTTAGTCCTGCTCCGGGGTCGTCTCCGTCCTGAGGGGGAGACAGCTCCACCCCGGGGACGAGGTGCCGGGCTTCGCGGCTGGGCGAAGATGGTGACCGTCAGATCCACGCGGCCAGGGGAGTACTACGGGCCGAGGTATTGACTTGCCGACCGGCTAGTGAATTTCCTAAGATGCTGACACTAAACTTACTTGCCGACCGGCTAGATCGTCGGTCCGATCGCGCTGCCCATGCACTGACGCGGGGGTGGGGTGATCTCTGCCCTGGAGGCTCACCCGTATGTTCCATCGGATAGGGCGCACCGTCGTCCGACACCCGATCTGGACGATCGTGACGTGGATCGTCGCGGCCGTCGTGATCTTCCTGACCGCTCCGGCGCTGGCGTCCAACAGCAACGAGAGCAGCTTCCTGCCCACCAGCTACGAGTCCATCCAGGCGATGAACCTCCAGCAGGACGCCTTCCCGGCGGCCTTCACCCCGGCCGCGGAGGTGCTGTTCCAGCGCGCCGACGGCCAGCCGTTCACCGCTGCGGACAAGGCCCTGATCAGCCAGGTCACCACGGAGCTGGGCCAGAAGAAGATCGACCAGGTGCAGGCCGTCATCCCGGGGATGTACTCCAAGGACGGCAAGTACGACCTGGCCCTGGTCAAGATGAACTCCGCGGACACCGGTCAGCCCTCGCAGAACACCGCCGCGCAGACGCTGCGCGCCGACGTGAAGCAACTGGTGCAGGGCACCGACCTGGAGGCCAAGCTCGGCGGCAACGCCGCGTCGGCGCTGGACCAGCAGAACTCCTCCAAGACCGGGGGGGAGATAATCTTCCTCGGCACCTTCCTGGTGATCATCGTGGCGATGCTCATCATCTTCCGGGCGCCACTGATGGCCCTGCTGCCACTGCTGCTGATCGCGATCGTGATGCTCGCCGCCAACGGCCTCATCAACGACATCACCAAACTGCTGAGCCTGCAGTCCAACAGCACGGTCTCCAGTCTGTTGATCATCGTGCTGTTCGGCGTCGGCACCGACTACATCCTCTTCCTGATGTTCCGCTACCGGGAACGGCTGCGGGCGGGTGACGACCACAAGGAAGCCATGATCACGGCGGTCGGCCGGGTCGGCGAGGCCATCGCCTCCGCCGCCGGTGCCGTCATCATCGCCTTCCTGGCGCTCACCCTGTCCTCGGTCTCCTTCCTCAAGCAGATGGGCCCGGCGCTGGCGATCTCGGTCGCCGTCACCCTGATCGCCGGACTCACCCTGATGCCGGCCGTCTTCTCGCTGATCCCGCCGCGGTGGCTGTTCGCCCCGTCCAAGCGCTGGTCCGTCGAGCCCACTGGCTCGAAGTTCACCGCTGTGGGCCGGGTCGTGCAGCGCCGTCCGGCCGCGGTGGCCGCGGTCGCCGGTCTGCTGATGATCGCGCTCGCCACGGTCGCCACCGGCTACAAGGCCAGCTTCGACTTCGCCTCGGCCTCCATGCCGAAGACCGAGGAGTCGATGGTCGTCCAGAACACGCTGGCCAGCGCGTTCAGCGCCGGTTCCGGCGCGCCCGCCGGGGTCTTCCTCAGCACGGTCAACGGATCCCCGGTCGACCACGGGGCGGTCGCCACGCTGGAGCAGAAGCTGCAGACCGTCCCCGGGGTGGCCGCGGTCACGCCGGCGGTGTACGACAAGAAGGCCGACACTGCTGACATCTCGGTGACGCTGAGTGCGAACCCCGAGAGCGAGCAGGCCATGAACACGGTCAAGCAGCTCCGTGACGTGGCGCACGCGAACGCGCCGGACGGCACCAAGGCACTGGTCGGCGGTGAGACCGCCGTCTACGTGGACATCAACAAGGCGATCAACCACGACTACTCGGTGGTGTTCCCGGTCGCCGGGATCCTGATCATGCTGATCCTGGCGCTGATGCTGCGCAGTGTGGTCGCGCCCTGGTACCTGATGGCCTCGGTCGGACTCGGCTTCGCCGCGACCATCGGTGCCACCGTGCTGATATTCCAGCATCTGCAGAACCAGGCCGGGCTGATGTTCCTGCTACCGGTGTTCGTCTACCTGTTCGTGGTGGCGATCGGTACGGACTACAACATCCTGATGATCTCCCGGCTCCGGGAGGAGGCCAGGGCCGGACGCAGCCCGCGTGAGGCCGCCGGGCAGGCCATCCGGCACGCCGGGCCGACCGTCGCCTCGGCCGGGGCGATCCTGGCCGGGACCTTCGCCAGCATGATGCTGGCCGGGAACAGCCTCTTCAGCGAGCTGGGCTTCTCGATCAGCTTCGGCATCGTGATGGCCGCGTTCGTGATGGCGATGTTCTTCACCCCGGCGCTGACCGCGCTGATAGGGCACGCGGCCTGGTGGCCCGGTCACGCCGACCGGAACCAGGGGGACAGCGGCCACGGTGAGAGCCGGGTCGTCGCGGGGCACTTCCCCGAGGACGGCAAGATCTCCGAGCTGGACCCGACGCGCAACTAGCCGACCGGGTCGGCGGGCGGGGCCCGGGTACGCGCACGCGTACCCGGGCCCCGCCCTTTCGTCGTCCGCGAGCTGTTCGTCCACGGGGTGTTCGTTCACGAGTGCTGTCATGCACGGGTCGATATTCACGAAAGCTGTTGATCTGAGAGTGCGTTGAGAGGAACGGGGTAGCCTCCTCAGGCATCGGGGGAAGGGCCGGGCGTGGGGCGCGGGGGGAAGCCGCCATGAGCGAATGCCAGCTGTGCGGGGCACCTGACGACGGGAGGCCGCCGCGCCGCGTGGGGTGGCGGGGACGGTGGGGACGATGCCGGGGACACGGTCGGCGGGCAGCTGAGCCGCTGCCGCCGCGGCGACCGCTGGCCACCGCGCTCGGCGCGCTGCTGGTCGCCGGGTTGGCGTTCGGCGCGCTGACCGTGGCGGCGGGCGGGAGGACGGTGCCGGTCCGGTCGCCGCTGGTGCCCTACGGCGACGGCGCGGGCAGCCCGGGGGTCACCGCCGGAGCCCCGGCCACGGGCCCCGGCGGGGTGGTGGCGGTCGCGGTCCTGCCGCTGGTCGGGGCGGTGCGCAGCACCCCCGGGGCGGCGCCGACGCCCACCGGCTGCACCGGCGCCGCCGCCGTCCCGGACGTCTCCCGGCTGCGCTACCCGGCCTCCTCCCGGGCGCTGCTGGCCGCCGGGTTCCCGGGGGTGGACGTCGCGGAGCACTCCGGCGGGGTCCCGCTCGGCGGCACCCTCTCGCAGAGCCCGGCGGCGGGCACGGTCCGGCCCTGCGGCACCGAGGTCACCCTGGTCTACTCCAGCGGCCCGGTCCCGGCGTCCGGCCCGGCGGCTGTCCCGGCGCCGGGTACCCGGGCGCTGAGCCCGCCGCTGTGCACCCTGCCGCCCGCCGACGGCAGCGCCAGCGCCCTGCTCGGACGGCTGCGCGCGCTGGTCGCGGACGACCACCGGACCGGCTGCGCGCTGTCGGTGGCCCGGTTCGGGGCCCGCTCGGCCACCGTTCCGGCCGGGGACGTGATCAGCGAGCAGCCGCTGCCCGGGACCCGGGTCGGGCTGCGCGCGGCGGTGCTGCTGACGGTGTCGCTGGGCGCTCCGAGCTGCGCGCTGCCGACGCTGACCGGGGACCGGCAGGCCGCCGCGATCGCGGCGCTGCTCCGGCTCAGGGCGGACGACGGCGGTCGCTGCGGTCTGGCGGTGGCGGTCACCGCCGCGCCCTCGGCCACGGCGGCGCCGGGCACGGTGCTCGCCCAGGCCCCGGCGGCCGGGACGCCGGTGGCCCCGGGCAGCGCGGTCACCCTGACCGTGTCCAGCGGCTCCCCGGCCTCGGCCGGACCCTCGCCGTCGCCCTCGCCGTCCGTCCCGTCGCTGCCCTCCCCGCCGCCGTCGTCGTCGTCGCTGAGCGCGACACCGCCAGCGACACCTCCAGCGGGACCGGACGCGGGACCCGCCGGGAGCGGCCCGCCGGGCGGCTGAACCCGGACGGTGCCGGTCGGCGGGATTCCAGTCGGGTCAGCGTCCGGTCCACCCACCGCGCCCGCCGCCGCAGCTCGGCCCGCAGCTCCAGCAGCCGCTCCGGCCTCCCGCCGCGGGCGGCTCCCGGGTCA includes these proteins:
- a CDS encoding PASTA domain-containing protein, which produces MGWRGRWGRCRGHGRRAAEPLPPRRPLATALGALLVAGLAFGALTVAAGGRTVPVRSPLVPYGDGAGSPGVTAGAPATGPGGVVAVAVLPLVGAVRSTPGAAPTPTGCTGAAAVPDVSRLRYPASSRALLAAGFPGVDVAEHSGGVPLGGTLSQSPAAGTVRPCGTEVTLVYSSGPVPASGPAAVPAPGTRALSPPLCTLPPADGSASALLGRLRALVADDHRTGCALSVARFGARSATVPAGDVISEQPLPGTRVGLRAAVLLTVSLGAPSCALPTLTGDRQAAAIAALLRLRADDGGRCGLAVAVTAAPSATAAPGTVLAQAPAAGTPVAPGSAVTLTVSSGSPASAGPSPSPSPSVPSLPSPPPSSSSLSATPPATPPAGPDAGPAGSGPPGG
- a CDS encoding MMPL family transporter is translated as MFHRIGRTVVRHPIWTIVTWIVAAVVIFLTAPALASNSNESSFLPTSYESIQAMNLQQDAFPAAFTPAAEVLFQRADGQPFTAADKALISQVTTELGQKKIDQVQAVIPGMYSKDGKYDLALVKMNSADTGQPSQNTAAQTLRADVKQLVQGTDLEAKLGGNAASALDQQNSSKTGGEIIFLGTFLVIIVAMLIIFRAPLMALLPLLLIAIVMLAANGLINDITKLLSLQSNSTVSSLLIIVLFGVGTDYILFLMFRYRERLRAGDDHKEAMITAVGRVGEAIASAAGAVIIAFLALTLSSVSFLKQMGPALAISVAVTLIAGLTLMPAVFSLIPPRWLFAPSKRWSVEPTGSKFTAVGRVVQRRPAAVAAVAGLLMIALATVATGYKASFDFASASMPKTEESMVVQNTLASAFSAGSGAPAGVFLSTVNGSPVDHGAVATLEQKLQTVPGVAAVTPAVYDKKADTADISVTLSANPESEQAMNTVKQLRDVAHANAPDGTKALVGGETAVYVDINKAINHDYSVVFPVAGILIMLILALMLRSVVAPWYLMASVGLGFAATIGATVLIFQHLQNQAGLMFLLPVFVYLFVVAIGTDYNILMISRLREEARAGRSPREAAGQAIRHAGPTVASAGAILAGTFASMMLAGNSLFSELGFSISFGIVMAAFVMAMFFTPALTALIGHAAWWPGHADRNQGDSGHGESRVVAGHFPEDGKISELDPTRN